The Buchnera aphidicola (Mindarus japonicus) genomic interval ACATCTGGATTTAATTATGAAAAAATGAAAAAAGACATGACCCCTCTTTATGAAGCTATCATTAAATATGCACCAGCTCCTAAGTATTTTTCAGATGATTTTTTACAGATGCAAATTTCACAATTAGAATATAATAATTATTTAGGAATTATTGGAATAGGAAGAATTATTAAAGGAACAATAAAACCAAATCAAATTATTTCAATTGTAAAAGAAAACAAAATAAAAACTGGAAAAATTAACAAGATACTTAGTTATGTTGGTTTAAAGAAAAAAGAAATAGATTTAGCTTATTCTGGAGATATTGTAGCATTAACTGGATTAAACAACATCAGTATTTCAGATACTATTTGTGATCCTAGTCATATAAAACCATTGCCTCGAATAAAAATAGAAGATCCTACAGTAAAAATGATGTTTTGTGTTAATACCTCCCCTTTTTCTGGAATAGAAGGAAAATATGTTACTGCTCCTAAAATATTTACAAGACTAAAAAAAGAAGCTATTAATAACGTTGCTTTACGCATAGAAGAAACTGAAGATGCTAATATATTTTGTGTTTCTGGAAGAGGAGAGTTGCACTTATCTATATTGATAGAAAATATGAGAAGAGAAGGATTCGAACTAGAAGTATCAAGGCCTAAAGTTATTTTAAAAAAAATTAAAGAAAAATTATGTGAACCTTTAGAAAAAACAATTATAGAAATTAATAAAAAATATCAAGGAGCTATAATGTCTATAATTGGAGAACGAAAAGGAGATCTTAAAAATATGATTTCTGAAAATAATGAAAAAGTTCAGTTAGAATATATTATTCCAAGCAGAGCCTTAATTGGATTCCGTTCTTATTTTATGAATATCACTTCTGGAACAGGATTATTTTATTCCTCTTTTAGCCATTATGACGAAATTGTTCCTAATAATATTGGGCAAAGAAGAAATGGCGTCATGATTGCCAATAAAACTGGAACTGCAGTTGGATTTTCTCTTTTTAATCTACAAGATAGAGGAAGTTTATTTATTTCCCATGGAGAAAAAATTTATGAAGGACAAATTGTTGGAATTCATAATAGAAACAATGACCTAACAGTAAATTGTTTAACTGGGAAAAAGTTAACTAATATGCGAGCATCTGGAACTGATGAAGCTATTTCCTTGATCCCGCCTTTAAATATAACTTTAGAATATGCTTTAGGATTTATAAATGATGATGAATTAGTAGAAATAACACCAAAATCTATTAGAATTAGAAAAAAATATTTAACTGAAAGTGCTAGAAAAAGTGCTTCTAGAAATCATAAAAAATAAGTATTTTAATATTTTAATAACTTTTTAATTAAATCAAAATTTTTTCTTTTTTGATAAGATAAACGCAGTCTATTTGCAAAAATAATATTTGTTAAATCAAATAAAGCTGTTTTTAACTTATTGTTTACAATTACATAATCATATTCATGATAATGACTAATTTCAGAAA includes:
- the typA gene encoding translational GTPase TypA, encoding MQKKIRNIAIIAHVDHGKTTLIDKLLQQSGTFQNHEETKERILDSNDLEKERGITILAKNISINWKGYKINIIDTPGHADFGGEVERVISMVDSVLLIVDALDGPMPQTRFVTQKAFEHGIKPIVVINKIDRKNVRPDWVVDQIFDLFVELNATDEQLDFPIIYTSALFGTSGFNYEKMKKDMTPLYEAIIKYAPAPKYFSDDFLQMQISQLEYNNYLGIIGIGRIIKGTIKPNQIISIVKENKIKTGKINKILSYVGLKKKEIDLAYSGDIVALTGLNNISISDTICDPSHIKPLPRIKIEDPTVKMMFCVNTSPFSGIEGKYVTAPKIFTRLKKEAINNVALRIEETEDANIFCVSGRGELHLSILIENMRREGFELEVSRPKVILKKIKEKLCEPLEKTIIEINKKYQGAIMSIIGERKGDLKNMISENNEKVQLEYIIPSRALIGFRSYFMNITSGTGLFYSSFSHYDEIVPNNIGQRRNGVMIANKTGTAVGFSLFNLQDRGSLFISHGEKIYEGQIVGIHNRNNDLTVNCLTGKKLTNMRASGTDEAISLIPPLNITLEYALGFINDDELVEITPKSIRIRKKYLTESARKSASRNHKK